The proteins below are encoded in one region of Nitrosomonas ureae:
- a CDS encoding neuraminidase-like domain-containing protein, whose product MANQIEKKKENLVLGRVIDQLNRPLSNLIVQAFDRDMRSEELLGENITDREGKYEIIWLHSQLSGRGRKEADILIKVFTRENKTLLFASDIDAVRFNATPREEINITIGTVIKPEVVEYDYLLKEVRFLANKVAIPDLQETEQNRDITFLSKEIEFPAQKIELLVVSHRLQAESKIDAAFFYALLRKNTLLKNDFVKSFHARLVIDINTEILPLLYDAALVNPETIKSDVEAAAKEMIVAEKVAKEWRNYVEQLQKYKNDAEAYYRNEHPRKVLNLVSRFVLEDKVSAIGKLFEENKNDLNGFIKKVTDPSFFKSDATAKEAETSLALGELLGFDGAIIAQIMESQAIKRTEDIKKLAALNKAGWKEALIKSADNIVIAGKPLDKELIDLHASSLVRKMEKEFPTTAFTAQLGREKINIYRNQETIYQILTKYDDFDLQHSNIDLFLREKNIDNKDVEVKGEEPNFIQRIIKSIPLTKEKNIDNNNIESIRNELKSIQRIFKLVPHYSKTNALLMEKIHSAQSIAAIGETRFLKEIAPKAGIETKEAKDIFRRAERTNTAAMIIVGELTDTMRAMDVSAIETKSLSKKLEAVGKDFPNLKSLFKLTDTCACEHCLSVYSPAAYLVEILQFLDKRSVVDLTIPAPPPPAVRPTAKIAKDVLFERRPDLGEIDLGCENANTPVPYIDLVCELLEDAIAPDAGIDYSGVLSDGSDPLQGKIANALVTALVAAGIPVTDQAQIFETEISSGSSATLPHYLRDKKAVCKIVITGGNNYKVFRLRQTLSSEQELAAAPEYVNSGAYNALKIAKYAFKLPFDLDHTEAKAYFTRFDISRAKLMEDFQSAGNPADKAIAAEKLGLTDAERLLIITPDTANQQKYWNTTSADASVEMKVVDTFLTKSGITYKELDLLLYLNFIDPADKLFIKHLDLSCDTEKKEIANLDDIALDRIHRFLRFQKKTGWKFQTLDEIILQSKLGKGKLDDADDNGDGVTNGDECLIHAASLTKLSEEAGIKLEDLIGFYGEIPHQTLNDDAVKPLYHRLFLNKAKNGFIDESLLPEKVDGSQLLKNLKTSIAVCLQLKEQDLADDKLLQLLPDGNLTFSNLSYLFAASSLMRKIKLKAEDFIILVQLTGINIQDSPQATLDFVKAAKLAQKSSLKVADVQFMLRHEANNPADLIDREIKDGRIIQILEKLQKDYQSNFTANRSSFNVNLSADEQKETLQNVLSKLTGIGEEDVKTFIKFIDKDWVSVISAKSFTDDKLAYIDKATSIVRDNFDTTRIKNSIDALDAAPGPDISNEQKDLVKAFLDTIADYQLQLGKLNILEQSLASVFKADLELIKVVLKYSQLKQLAPGSELIGDLLLTDALIDIVNTTPILPGVTELAFPKQFQSLRLLHKLIPLINSFKLETIQTEWLLKNNKDLGWFEFDAIPYKTGQTSVSYIKYSSFAGMIDLSKQLTPVPNPVDVENPITFLSVAEMLLPTSSATRSQFIEVFSLLTGHFKEDIDAIDAHLFPVFNLSNYRDVNTWQSISDCAEHLRKLGSIVDQVKAYIKPILTGTDTYLLRTALKARYDEDTWLSTLKEIMGAIRPQKRDALVAYLLAENPQMKDENDLYDYFLIDVEMEACMPSSRIVQAHGTIQLFVQRCLMGLEPKAAADVYAADVKNDGSWDQWKWMKNYRVWEANRKVFLYPENWIEAELRDDKSFLFTELENELLQNELTEFTAEEGLIKYLEKLDNIAFLEVLATWYQSDIKTMHVFARTKGGDPAIYYYRRFEQERYWTPWEKVELDITGDHLLAFVRNNRLCLAWPVFSEVPNPIQKSKVPSDGDQGSTIDNDKPARKLKIQLAISEFANKKWQSKKLSKDGMLTPKDFTPDEDELRRDQYNLVYFETGQKILIFSTTVKGEYEQHQINGIFNIAGCKGYPELVFQGKQDFPDFLPDFRDTLLKSQRYNELPVEPNDPFRSNPDDLSVRNGISFFNFYEILDKTPGKFRLSYPHQLTVIDQLALFFEYLLIYFYGGNYGDNTGHATYARSRWGSFKIPLGTFLPYYMEDSNHAYVIIPGFYKTIQESETSDPFYVARTASNVMQLIEDIVSLFIKYIAKLQADPTHDISKLIQELFKDNDYQEIIKELKVYSSLSYGEQFKNMYHPLICSLRTVLYRDGIPALMKRETQLQQNPFDFEKNFVPNASIVPKTYILEKAGVKTLSYPAEDLDFTTDGSYSSYNWELFFHVPLLLATRLTKNQRFEEALKWFHYMFNPTGALEGTAPQKYWVTKPFYLTNDSDYINQRIDTLLYKIADPNTPERKELEFAIDQWRTKPFKPHVVARFRPVAYQKAVLMKYIDNLTEWGDYLFRQDTMESIVQATQMYILADKLLGSKPRIIPSVIKVPYETYNQMEAKLDAFGNALIGLENILPDLSALPEGGAELPPAPITLSMLYFCIPQNDKMLEYWDRIADRLFKIRHCQNIDGVERSLALFAPPIDPGMLVRAAAAGLDISSILAGINAPTPYYRFNVLSQKATELAQEVRGLGSSLLQALEKKDAEAMSLLRSELEIKVLSAVKDVKLLQIKESKEQIEVLKRTKAVTDERNKYYTNIQKINSNEQLSLDKLSESHDFQTAAQGVKLAASIISLLPDIDLGASGFGGSPIAKFKIGGLNIGQATNAASDILSFLGMLASNESSRASVRGGYDRRFDDWKLQERLAKKELLQIDKQIVAAEIRKEIAETDLKNHELQIDNAKKTDEFMHSKFTNKELYDWMIGQISSVYFRAYQLAHDFAKKAERSYRFELGNDDSFISYGYWDSMKKGLQSADHLIHDIKRMETSYLDKNKREYELTKHISLSLLDPLALVMLRATGVCDFEVPEVLYDMDHPGHYFRRLKSVSISLPCIAGPYISVSAKLSLVSNRYRKNSNPDNLATTEYLEDPGNDERFVYNVGAIQSIAASNAQNDSGVFELNFRDERYLPFEGCGAINSWRLELPKEVRQFDYETISDVILHVKYTAREGGSTLRGLAEKALKTSLAAITQRISETGLHIALNMKHDLPNEWHLFNNNGSVDLIIDKFRLPYLAQVIDTTTIASIMFIAKVKSKPAPSSYSISISIGGKNYPTTLSIVDEWKLYIGNNTNIEIDKLFNLSVAAAQLGDLEELMLIVKYSFS is encoded by the coding sequence ATGGCAAATCAAATCGAAAAAAAGAAAGAGAATCTAGTTCTCGGACGGGTAATTGACCAACTCAATCGTCCCTTGTCCAATCTCATCGTCCAGGCCTTCGATAGGGATATGCGCAGTGAAGAATTGTTGGGCGAAAATATCACTGATCGGGAGGGGAAATATGAAATTATCTGGCTGCACAGTCAGTTAAGCGGTAGGGGCAGAAAAGAAGCGGATATTCTGATTAAAGTATTTACCAGGGAAAATAAGACCCTGCTCTTTGCTTCCGATATAGATGCCGTGCGGTTTAATGCTACGCCACGGGAAGAGATCAATATTACCATTGGAACGGTTATTAAGCCGGAAGTGGTGGAATATGACTATCTCTTAAAAGAAGTTCGTTTCCTTGCCAATAAAGTCGCCATTCCCGATTTGCAGGAAACTGAACAAAACAGGGACATCACCTTTCTCTCCAAAGAAATTGAATTTCCGGCGCAGAAAATAGAACTTTTGGTAGTCTCCCATCGCCTTCAGGCCGAGTCAAAAATTGATGCGGCATTCTTTTATGCCCTGTTGCGGAAAAATACGCTGCTCAAAAATGATTTTGTTAAGTCATTTCATGCAAGGTTGGTGATAGATATCAATACCGAGATATTACCCTTACTGTATGACGCAGCATTAGTTAATCCGGAAACTATAAAAAGTGATGTTGAAGCGGCTGCCAAAGAAATGATCGTTGCTGAAAAAGTGGCGAAGGAATGGCGGAATTATGTAGAGCAATTACAAAAGTATAAGAATGATGCTGAAGCATACTACCGAAACGAGCATCCACGAAAAGTACTCAACCTAGTCAGCCGGTTTGTGTTGGAAGATAAAGTCAGTGCAATAGGCAAACTCTTCGAGGAAAATAAAAACGACTTGAATGGTTTTATTAAAAAAGTTACTGATCCTTCCTTTTTTAAGAGCGATGCAACAGCAAAAGAAGCAGAAACATCCTTGGCATTGGGCGAGTTGTTGGGATTTGATGGAGCCATCATAGCCCAGATAATGGAATCGCAAGCAATCAAAAGAACTGAAGATATCAAGAAACTGGCAGCTTTGAACAAAGCAGGGTGGAAAGAAGCGCTTATCAAGTCGGCAGATAATATTGTGATTGCCGGAAAACCTTTAGATAAAGAGCTCATTGATCTGCATGCGTCATCTTTGGTTCGTAAAATGGAGAAGGAATTTCCAACAACTGCTTTTACCGCGCAATTAGGGCGAGAAAAGATTAATATCTATAGAAATCAGGAAACTATTTATCAGATTCTTACGAAATATGACGATTTTGACTTACAACATAGCAATATAGATCTTTTCCTCAGAGAAAAAAATATAGACAACAAAGACGTTGAAGTTAAAGGGGAAGAACCGAATTTCATACAGCGTATTATTAAATCGATTCCTCTCACCAAAGAGAAAAATATAGATAACAATAACATTGAATCTATACGCAATGAACTGAAGTCTATACAACGTATTTTTAAATTAGTCCCTCACTATAGTAAAACGAATGCATTATTAATGGAGAAAATCCATTCTGCACAAAGCATTGCGGCTATAGGCGAAACCCGATTTCTTAAGGAAATAGCACCAAAAGCAGGAATAGAGACTAAAGAAGCCAAAGATATTTTCCGCAGAGCCGAGCGTACTAATACGGCTGCTATGATTATCGTTGGAGAATTAACGGACACCATGCGGGCTATGGATGTTTCGGCGATAGAAACCAAATCACTTTCCAAAAAATTGGAAGCGGTTGGCAAAGATTTCCCTAATCTGAAATCACTCTTCAAACTGACTGACACATGTGCCTGCGAGCACTGTCTTTCGGTGTATAGCCCAGCAGCCTATTTGGTTGAAATATTGCAGTTTTTGGATAAGCGCAGTGTCGTTGATCTCACTATTCCTGCGCCACCTCCACCCGCAGTTCGTCCCACTGCAAAAATTGCAAAAGATGTTTTATTTGAACGTAGACCTGATCTGGGTGAGATTGATTTAGGCTGCGAAAATGCCAATACCCCTGTTCCTTATATCGATCTGGTTTGTGAATTATTAGAAGACGCCATTGCACCCGATGCCGGTATAGATTATTCAGGCGTGCTCTCGGATGGATCAGATCCGTTGCAAGGCAAAATAGCCAATGCGCTGGTTACTGCGTTAGTGGCTGCGGGTATTCCTGTAACCGATCAAGCACAGATTTTTGAAACAGAAATCTCTTCCGGTTCATCAGCGACACTGCCGCATTATTTGCGGGACAAAAAAGCGGTTTGCAAAATCGTCATTACTGGAGGAAATAACTATAAAGTCTTCCGGCTGCGACAAACCCTTTCTTCCGAGCAAGAATTAGCAGCTGCACCTGAGTATGTGAATTCAGGTGCTTACAATGCTTTAAAAATCGCCAAATACGCATTCAAGCTTCCTTTCGATTTAGACCATACCGAAGCCAAAGCCTATTTTACGCGATTTGACATTTCCCGAGCTAAGCTCATGGAAGATTTTCAGTCAGCAGGCAATCCGGCTGATAAAGCCATCGCCGCAGAGAAATTAGGATTAACGGATGCGGAAAGATTATTAATTATTACACCGGACACTGCCAATCAACAGAAATATTGGAACACAACCAGTGCCGATGCTTCTGTTGAAATGAAGGTGGTGGATACATTTCTCACCAAATCAGGCATTACCTATAAGGAGCTTGATCTACTCTTATATTTAAATTTTATTGACCCGGCAGATAAACTTTTTATTAAGCATCTTGATCTTTCATGTGACACAGAGAAAAAAGAAATAGCCAATCTGGACGATATTGCATTAGATCGCATCCATCGTTTCTTACGTTTTCAAAAGAAGACAGGCTGGAAATTCCAAACTTTGGACGAAATCATTTTACAAAGTAAACTGGGTAAAGGAAAACTTGATGACGCTGACGACAATGGTGATGGCGTAACAAATGGAGACGAATGCTTAATTCATGCGGCATCGTTGACTAAGCTTTCAGAAGAAGCTGGAATCAAATTAGAAGATTTGATTGGCTTTTATGGCGAGATTCCACACCAGACATTGAATGATGATGCAGTAAAACCTCTTTATCATCGGTTGTTTCTGAATAAAGCCAAGAATGGATTTATTGATGAAAGCTTGTTGCCTGAAAAAGTGGATGGCTCACAATTACTGAAAAATCTCAAAACCAGTATTGCGGTATGTTTACAACTAAAAGAACAGGATTTAGCGGATGATAAGTTATTGCAGCTGCTGCCTGACGGTAACTTAACCTTTTCCAATCTCAGTTACCTGTTTGCTGCTTCAAGCTTAATGAGGAAAATAAAACTCAAGGCGGAAGATTTTATTATTCTTGTACAACTCACAGGCATAAATATTCAGGATTCACCGCAAGCAACTTTAGACTTTGTTAAAGCTGCCAAGTTAGCTCAGAAATCCTCGTTAAAAGTTGCCGACGTTCAGTTCATGCTTCGTCATGAAGCAAATAATCCTGCTGATCTTATTGATCGAGAAATCAAAGATGGCAGGATAATACAAATATTGGAGAAGCTGCAAAAAGATTACCAAAGCAATTTTACTGCTAATAGGTCGTCTTTTAATGTCAATTTATCTGCAGATGAGCAGAAAGAAACACTACAAAATGTTCTTTCCAAATTGACTGGCATTGGAGAGGAAGATGTAAAAACATTTATTAAATTTATAGATAAAGACTGGGTATCAGTAATTTCAGCCAAGTCATTTACAGATGACAAATTAGCATATATTGATAAAGCAACTAGTATAGTTAGAGATAATTTTGATACTACGCGTATTAAAAACAGTATTGACGCTTTAGATGCTGCTCCCGGTCCAGATATCAGTAATGAACAGAAAGATTTAGTCAAAGCATTTTTAGATACCATAGCGGATTACCAACTCCAGTTGGGTAAGTTGAATATCCTTGAGCAAAGTCTTGCCAGCGTTTTTAAGGCGGATTTGGAGTTGATAAAAGTTGTATTGAAATATTCGCAGTTAAAACAACTTGCTCCAGGATCTGAATTAATTGGTGATTTATTGTTGACTGATGCTCTGATAGACATTGTTAACACAACGCCAATTTTGCCAGGTGTTACTGAATTAGCGTTTCCAAAGCAATTTCAGTCGTTACGGTTGTTACACAAGTTAATTCCCCTTATTAATTCTTTCAAATTGGAGACCATTCAGACCGAGTGGCTTCTCAAAAATAATAAAGACCTTGGCTGGTTTGAATTTGATGCTATCCCATACAAAACTGGTCAGACATCGGTTAGCTATATCAAGTATTCCTCTTTTGCCGGAATGATTGATCTGTCAAAACAGCTGACACCTGTGCCTAATCCAGTAGATGTGGAAAATCCTATCACTTTCTTGTCCGTGGCAGAAATGCTTTTGCCAACTAGCAGCGCCACAAGGAGCCAATTTATAGAAGTATTTTCGTTACTGACAGGCCACTTCAAAGAAGATATAGATGCCATTGATGCTCATTTATTCCCTGTATTCAACCTAAGCAATTATAGGGATGTAAATACCTGGCAAAGTATTAGTGACTGTGCCGAACATTTAAGAAAGTTAGGCTCGATCGTTGATCAGGTCAAGGCATATATCAAACCGATATTAACAGGGACCGATACCTATCTTCTGCGAACCGCACTGAAGGCACGTTATGACGAAGATACGTGGTTAAGCACACTCAAAGAGATCATGGGCGCTATCCGTCCTCAAAAAAGGGATGCTTTGGTTGCGTATCTGCTGGCTGAAAACCCTCAAATGAAGGACGAAAATGATCTGTATGATTATTTCCTGATTGACGTGGAAATGGAGGCTTGTATGCCTTCATCCAGAATTGTTCAGGCACATGGAACTATTCAGCTTTTTGTGCAGCGGTGCTTAATGGGATTAGAACCTAAAGCAGCAGCAGACGTATATGCAGCCGATGTAAAAAATGATGGAAGTTGGGATCAGTGGAAGTGGATGAAAAACTATCGGGTGTGGGAAGCCAACCGCAAGGTATTTCTTTATCCTGAGAACTGGATTGAGGCAGAACTTAGAGATGACAAATCTTTCCTATTTACAGAATTGGAAAATGAACTGTTACAAAACGAGCTGACCGAATTCACAGCCGAAGAAGGATTAATCAAGTATCTTGAAAAACTCGACAATATTGCTTTCTTGGAAGTCCTTGCCACTTGGTATCAATCCGATATCAAAACTATGCATGTTTTTGCCCGCACGAAAGGCGGCGATCCTGCAATTTACTATTACCGGAGGTTCGAACAGGAGCGATATTGGACTCCTTGGGAAAAAGTGGAATTGGATATTACAGGCGATCATCTGTTGGCGTTTGTTAGAAATAATCGCTTGTGTTTGGCTTGGCCAGTATTCAGTGAGGTACCTAATCCAATTCAAAAATCAAAAGTGCCTAGTGATGGTGATCAAGGGAGCACAATAGATAATGATAAGCCCGCACGGAAGTTGAAAATCCAACTCGCTATTAGTGAATTTGCCAATAAAAAATGGCAATCAAAGAAACTTTCTAAGGATGGAATGTTAACACCTAAAGATTTTACTCCCGATGAGGACGAGCTAAGGAGAGACCAATATAATTTAGTGTACTTTGAAACTGGCCAAAAGATTTTAATTTTTAGTACAACTGTTAAAGGCGAATATGAACAACATCAGATAAATGGTATCTTTAATATTGCAGGGTGCAAAGGCTATCCAGAATTGGTTTTTCAAGGCAAACAAGATTTTCCAGACTTTTTGCCTGATTTTAGAGATACCTTGTTGAAGTCACAAAGATATAATGAACTACCCGTAGAACCTAATGATCCTTTTAGAAGCAATCCTGATGATTTGTCTGTTAGAAACGGAATCTCATTTTTCAATTTTTATGAGATTTTAGATAAAACTCCAGGAAAGTTCAGATTGTCGTATCCGCATCAACTGACAGTTATTGACCAGCTAGCATTATTTTTTGAATACTTACTGATATATTTTTATGGTGGTAATTATGGGGATAATACAGGCCATGCAACATATGCCAGAAGTAGATGGGGATCTTTTAAAATTCCTTTAGGCACATTTCTTCCTTATTACATGGAAGATAGCAACCATGCTTATGTGATAATTCCTGGCTTTTATAAAACTATCCAAGAATCAGAAACCAGTGATCCATTTTATGTAGCAAGAACAGCTTCAAATGTAATGCAATTGATTGAGGATATTGTATCTTTATTTATCAAATATATAGCTAAATTACAGGCTGATCCAACACATGACATTTCTAAGTTGATTCAGGAGCTATTCAAAGATAATGACTATCAGGAAATTATTAAGGAGCTAAAGGTTTATTCAAGCCTATCCTATGGCGAGCAATTTAAAAATATGTACCACCCTTTGATTTGTTCATTGAGAACAGTACTTTATAGAGATGGCATTCCGGCGTTGATGAAAAGGGAAACGCAATTGCAACAAAATCCATTTGATTTTGAGAAAAACTTTGTTCCAAATGCCAGTATCGTTCCGAAAACTTATATTCTTGAAAAGGCGGGTGTAAAAACTTTATCCTACCCTGCTGAGGATTTAGACTTTACAACAGACGGCAGTTATAGCAGCTATAACTGGGAGTTATTTTTCCACGTTCCGCTCTTATTAGCCACAAGGTTGACAAAAAATCAGCGCTTTGAAGAAGCCTTAAAGTGGTTTCATTATATGTTCAATCCAACCGGAGCATTGGAGGGGACAGCTCCACAGAAATACTGGGTAACTAAGCCTTTTTATCTGACCAATGATAGTGACTATATCAATCAGAGAATTGATACCTTGCTCTACAAGATTGCCGATCCCAATACACCAGAAAGGAAGGAATTGGAGTTTGCCATTGACCAATGGAGGACCAAGCCATTTAAACCGCATGTTGTAGCACGTTTTAGGCCGGTAGCCTACCAAAAAGCAGTGTTGATGAAGTACATTGACAACCTTACTGAATGGGGCGATTACTTGTTCCGCCAGGATACGATGGAGTCCATTGTTCAGGCTACGCAGATGTATATTTTGGCGGATAAACTATTAGGGTCCAAACCCCGAATTATCCCATCTGTCATAAAAGTGCCGTATGAAACCTATAACCAGATGGAAGCTAAGCTGGATGCTTTTGGTAATGCCTTAATTGGCCTGGAAAATATTTTGCCGGATTTGTCAGCCTTGCCAGAAGGTGGAGCGGAATTACCTCCTGCACCGATTACGTTGTCTATGCTTTATTTCTGTATTCCACAGAATGACAAAATGCTGGAATATTGGGATCGTATCGCAGACCGATTGTTCAAAATTCGTCATTGCCAAAACATCGATGGTGTGGAGCGCAGTCTTGCTTTGTTTGCGCCTCCCATTGATCCCGGTATGCTGGTTCGTGCGGCTGCCGCGGGTCTGGATATATCGTCCATTCTGGCAGGCATCAACGCCCCCACGCCTTATTATCGTTTTAATGTATTGTCTCAAAAAGCAACGGAGTTGGCACAGGAAGTAAGGGGCCTGGGAAGCTCATTGTTGCAAGCATTGGAAAAGAAAGATGCGGAAGCCATGTCCTTACTGCGTAGTGAATTGGAAATAAAAGTCCTAAGTGCTGTGAAAGATGTGAAATTACTACAAATTAAAGAATCAAAAGAACAGATTGAAGTACTGAAAAGAACAAAAGCAGTCACGGATGAGCGGAACAAATACTATACAAATATACAAAAAATTAATAGCAATGAGCAATTAAGTTTAGATAAATTGAGCGAATCGCATGATTTTCAAACTGCTGCACAAGGAGTGAAACTGGCGGCATCAATCATATCATTGTTACCAGATATTGATTTAGGTGCTTCTGGGTTTGGTGGATCACCAATAGCAAAATTCAAAATCGGGGGACTTAATATTGGCCAAGCAACGAATGCTGCAAGTGATATCTTATCATTCTTGGGAATGTTGGCTTCAAACGAGTCTTCAAGAGCATCTGTTCGCGGTGGATATGATAGAAGGTTTGACGATTGGAAATTACAGGAACGGTTAGCTAAGAAAGAACTTCTTCAAATTGATAAACAGATTGTAGCAGCAGAAATCCGTAAAGAAATTGCTGAAACAGATCTAAAAAATCATGAGTTGCAAATTGATAATGCCAAAAAGACCGATGAATTCATGCATTCTAAATTTACCAACAAAGAATTGTATGATTGGATGATTGGGCAAATCAGTTCGGTATATTTCAGAGCCTATCAACTGGCCCATGATTTTGCTAAAAAGGCCGAAAGAAGTTATCGCTTTGAATTGGGAAATGATGATTCATTCATCTCCTATGGCTACTGGGATAGCATGAAGAAAGGGTTGCAAAGTGCCGATCATCTTATTCATGATATCAAGCGCATGGAAACCAGTTACCTTGATAAGAATAAACGAGAGTATGAGCTTACCAAGCATATTTCTCTTTCCCTTTTAGATCCATTGGCTTTGGTAATGCTCAGAGCCACCGGTGTTTGTGATTTTGAAGTACCCGAGGTTTTGTATGATATGGATCATCCGGGCCACTACTTCAGAAGATTAAAATCCGTCAGTATCAGTTTGCCATGTATTGCAGGACCTTATATCTCGGTGAGCGCTAAGTTGTCATTGGTCAGCAACAGATACAGGAAGAATTCTAATCCTGATAATCTCGCTACTACTGAATATCTTGAGGATCCCGGCAACGATGAGCGTTTTGTTTACAATGTTGGAGCAATCCAATCAATTGCTGCCAGCAATGCCCAAAACGACAGTGGTGTCTTTGAATTGAATTTCAGAGATGAACGCTACCTTCCTTTTGAGGGTTGCGGTGCAATAAATTCATGGCGGCTTGAACTTCCAAAAGAAGTAAGGCAATTTGATTACGAGACCATTTCTGATGTGATTCTGCATGTGAAATATACAGCCAGAGAAGGTGGCTCAACGCTACGTGGGTTAGCTGAGAAAGCCTTAAAAACTAGTTTGGCTGCAATAACGCAACGAATCAGTGAAACAGGTTTGCATATTGCTCTGAATATGAAGCATGACTTACCAAATGAATGGCATTTATTCAATAATAATGGTTCCGTGGACTTGATAATTGATAAATTCAGACTGCCCTACCTGGCTCAGGTAATAGATACTACAACCATTGCCAGTATTATGTTCATAGCCAAAGTTAAGAGTAAGCCTGCTCCTTCGTCTTATTCAATAAGTATAAGTATTGGTGGGAAAAATTATCCTACTACTTTGTCAATAGTTGATGAATGGAAGTTGTACATAGGCAATAACACGAACATTGAGATAGATAAATTATTTAATTTGTCAGTAGCTGCTGCGCAGTTGGGGGATCTTGAAGAATTAATGTTAATAGTGAAATATAGTTTCTCGTGA